A region from the Acidobacteriota bacterium genome encodes:
- a CDS encoding TetR/AcrR family transcriptional regulator, which produces MTSRPPHSSARATRPAATAARRVRRPGPPPTTRRPATVGDTSTRHLIFEAAAHEFSTHGFDGASVDAIARAAHVNKAMLYYHFASKIGLYRAIVGDMLRAVEAGVTELAASRDTPTRKIERFIATLAAQKAARPWFPPLMLREMSDGAPHLDAATLAHLRAIFTAFGSILAAGAARGEFRRVHPVLAYVSIMGPMLMNAVRERAAAKHGRLDISLFAPVATDELVSHMQLAARRMLAPLRATPKGRQP; this is translated from the coding sequence ATGACCTCTCGTCCCCCACACTCATCCGCTCGCGCGACAAGACCGGCGGCCACCGCGGCCCGCCGCGTGCGCCGGCCCGGTCCGCCGCCGACCACCAGACGTCCGGCCACCGTCGGCGACACGAGCACGCGTCACCTCATCTTCGAGGCCGCCGCGCACGAGTTCTCCACGCATGGATTCGACGGCGCGAGCGTCGACGCCATCGCCCGCGCCGCGCACGTCAACAAGGCGATGCTCTACTACCACTTCGCCAGCAAGATCGGGCTCTATCGCGCGATCGTCGGCGACATGCTGCGCGCGGTGGAAGCCGGGGTGACTGAACTCGCTGCGAGTCGGGACACGCCCACCCGCAAGATCGAGCGCTTCATCGCCACGCTCGCCGCGCAGAAGGCGGCGCGGCCGTGGTTCCCGCCCCTCATGCTGCGCGAGATGTCCGACGGCGCGCCGCACCTGGATGCCGCCACGCTCGCCCACCTGCGCGCGATCTTCACCGCCTTCGGCAGCATCCTCGCCGCCGGGGCCGCGCGCGGCGAGTTCCGCCGCGTGCATCCGGTGCTGGCGTACGTCTCGATCATGGGTCCGATGCTGATGAACGCCGTGCGCGAGCGCGCCGCCGCCAAGCACGGCCGTCTCGACATCTCGCTCTTCGCCCCTGTCGCCACCGACGAACTCGTCTCGCACATGCAGCTCGCCGCGCGCCGCATGCTCGCTCCACTACGCGCCACGCCGAAGGGTCGTCAGCCATGA
- a CDS encoding YvcK family protein has translation MRLRELHVGCLGGGTGLPSLLGGLKTNPWLQVHAIVTMFDSGGSSGVLRDELGVLPPGDVLKCALALARDEGEARRVLLTRLPTLEHHRLGGHTGGNLLLSMMEQFSGDFLAAVDGLRAVLGCRGYVWPVSTESASLCAEYGDGSTTSGEVEVDAGQAAGQFVQRVWLSPAVAIHPAARDALARADAIVIGPGSFYTSLLPPLLVDGVRDTLQSFRGPVVLVANLLTEGRGMRHFTAADAVRQIADAIGRPVDAVLFNVGRPPADVLDRYVAEDKHPLPLGDIPSGVEVVEAPFWHGPIARHQRRRLAYAVWGVLARRLL, from the coding sequence ATGCGGTTGCGCGAACTGCACGTGGGATGTCTTGGTGGCGGCACCGGACTCCCGAGCCTCCTCGGCGGGTTGAAGACCAACCCCTGGCTGCAGGTCCATGCCATCGTCACGATGTTCGACAGCGGCGGGAGTTCCGGCGTGTTGCGCGACGAGCTGGGCGTGCTGCCCCCCGGCGACGTGCTCAAGTGCGCGCTCGCGCTCGCACGCGACGAGGGCGAGGCGCGGCGTGTCCTGCTCACGCGACTGCCCACGCTCGAACACCACCGGCTCGGGGGCCATACCGGCGGCAACTTGCTGCTGTCGATGATGGAGCAGTTCAGCGGCGACTTCCTGGCGGCTGTCGATGGCCTGCGTGCGGTGCTCGGCTGTCGCGGATACGTCTGGCCCGTCAGTACCGAGAGCGCCAGCCTGTGTGCCGAGTACGGCGACGGATCCACGACGAGCGGCGAGGTGGAGGTCGATGCCGGCCAGGCGGCGGGACAGTTCGTGCAACGCGTGTGGCTGTCGCCGGCCGTCGCGATCCATCCCGCGGCGCGTGATGCCCTCGCGCGCGCCGATGCGATCGTGATCGGACCGGGCTCGTTCTACACGAGCCTGCTCCCGCCGCTGCTCGTCGACGGCGTGCGAGACACGCTGCAGTCGTTCCGCGGCCCCGTCGTGCTCGTGGCGAATCTGCTCACCGAAGGGCGCGGCATGCGGCACTTCACGGCAGCCGATGCGGTTCGACAGATCGCGGACGCGATCGGCCGCCCTGTCGACGCCGTCCTGTTCAACGTCGGCCGCCCGCCCGCCGACGTGCTCGACCGCTACGTCGCGGAGGACAAACACCCGCTGCCGCTCGGCGACATCCCGTCAGGCGTCGAAGTCGTGGAAGCCCCGTTCTGGCACGGCCCCATCGCCCGCCACCAACGCCGGCGCCTCGCGTACGCCGTCTGGGGAGTACTCGCACGGCGACTGCTATAG
- a CDS encoding alpha/beta fold hydrolase: MVVSLPFPEYVPSRRWSGGHRMTIYAWARTRALPALPEAEACYFDTAPDARVLAHCNWQPTRDEAPALLLLHGLEGSSRAHYMRGIAEKAWAAGFNVVRLNQRNCGGTEHLSRGLYHSGLTHDPLLVMRHLIDVERVRSIVVAGYSLGGNLTLKLAGDLGADAPPELKAVCAVSPTMDLALCVDALERRSNVLYQFNFMRNLRARMRRKAALFPDVYDVSRLRGVWTVRGFDDAFTAPLNGFGTASRYYQEASSLRVVERASVPTLILTAANDPFVPPEQFRRPEVESNPHVRVVITDDGGHCAFVSDPCADHDGYWAEHAIVQWATAHTARP, translated from the coding sequence GTGGTCGTCTCGCTGCCGTTTCCCGAGTACGTCCCGTCGCGCCGCTGGTCCGGTGGGCATCGCATGACCATCTATGCGTGGGCGCGCACGCGCGCCCTGCCCGCGCTCCCGGAGGCCGAAGCCTGCTACTTCGACACCGCGCCTGACGCGCGCGTGCTGGCGCACTGCAACTGGCAGCCGACACGCGACGAGGCGCCAGCGCTCCTCCTGCTGCACGGCCTCGAAGGATCGAGCCGCGCGCACTACATGCGCGGGATCGCGGAGAAGGCATGGGCCGCGGGCTTCAACGTGGTGCGCCTCAATCAGCGCAACTGCGGCGGCACCGAACACCTGTCGCGCGGGCTCTACCATTCCGGTCTCACGCACGATCCGCTGTTGGTCATGCGGCACCTCATCGACGTCGAGCGCGTGCGGTCGATCGTGGTGGCGGGCTATTCACTCGGCGGCAACCTGACGTTGAAGCTGGCTGGCGACCTCGGTGCCGACGCGCCGCCGGAGTTGAAGGCTGTCTGCGCCGTCTCACCGACCATGGATCTCGCGCTGTGCGTCGATGCGCTCGAACGCCGATCGAACGTGCTGTATCAGTTCAACTTCATGCGTAACCTGCGCGCGCGCATGCGGCGCAAGGCTGCGCTGTTCCCCGATGTGTACGACGTCAGCAGGCTGAGAGGCGTGTGGACGGTGCGCGGCTTCGACGATGCGTTCACGGCGCCGCTGAACGGCTTCGGTACCGCGTCCCGCTACTACCAGGAGGCATCGAGCCTCCGCGTCGTCGAGCGAGCCAGCGTCCCCACGCTGATCCTCACGGCCGCCAACGACCCGTTCGTCCCTCCCGAGCAGTTCCGCCGGCCCGAAGTGGAGTCCAATCCGCACGTGCGCGTCGTGATCACCGACGATGGCGGCCACTGCGCGTTCGTGAGCGATCCCTGCGCGGACCACGACGGCTACTGGGCAGAACACGCCATCGTCCAGTGGGCCACCGCCCACACCGCCCGTCCGTGA
- a CDS encoding DinB family protein, with protein MIRHLLREQLDAELSLTRTVLDATADAPLRWRPHDLSYSLGRLAMHVATLPGWIPTFMRAESYDMGAGGPGPDVPERASDIRDAHATAVARAHATLDAAQDPDLAATWTLLRDGRIVASMTRAEAISRYVVRHMVHHRGQLTVYMRLCDIAVPALYGDSADARLLPPAL; from the coding sequence ATGATCCGCCATCTCCTCCGCGAACAACTGGACGCTGAACTCTCGCTGACGCGGACGGTGCTCGACGCGACGGCCGACGCGCCCCTGCGCTGGCGTCCGCACGACTTGTCGTACTCGCTTGGCAGGCTCGCGATGCACGTCGCCACCTTGCCCGGATGGATTCCCACGTTCATGCGCGCGGAGTCGTACGACATGGGCGCGGGAGGGCCCGGCCCCGACGTTCCGGAACGGGCCAGCGACATTCGCGATGCGCACGCGACGGCGGTCGCCCGCGCGCACGCCACGCTTGACGCCGCGCAGGACCCGGATCTGGCCGCCACATGGACGCTGCTGCGCGATGGACGCATCGTCGCGTCGATGACGCGAGCCGAAGCCATCTCCCGCTACGTGGTGCGGCACATGGTGCACCATCGCGGGCAACTGACCGTATACATGCGCCTGTGCGACATCGCGGTGCCGGCCCTCTACGGCGACTCCGCCGACGCGCGTCTCCTGCCGCCGGCGCTCTGA
- a CDS encoding ABC transporter ATP-binding protein: protein MSSTQSRAETEAPPDATPAITLVDVRKRHGAVTALNGLSFDVTRGEMFGLIGPDGAGKTTAIRSICGLIHPDEGQVRVLGRDPARDHRAITREVGYLSQRFSLYGDLTVDENIAFFAAIHEVPDYAQRRDHLLDMTQLTPFRRRLADKLSGGMKQKLALACTLIHRPALVLLDEPTTGVDPVSRREFWKLLSHFLESGITILMSTPYLDEAERCHRVALVHEGRLLAIDRPGRLRTSLPGIWVEGFPPDVRLVRDRVRAAGHRHVEVFGERVHVWLPDARDDEDARRMLRALTERAGVSPFDVRTITPSLEDVFIARLAALDSAAPMGDRS, encoded by the coding sequence ATGTCCAGCACGCAGTCCCGCGCCGAGACGGAAGCGCCTCCTGACGCGACGCCAGCCATCACGCTGGTCGACGTGCGCAAGCGTCATGGCGCCGTGACGGCCCTGAACGGGCTGTCGTTCGATGTCACGCGCGGCGAGATGTTCGGACTCATCGGTCCCGACGGCGCCGGCAAGACCACCGCGATCCGCTCGATCTGCGGCCTGATCCATCCAGACGAGGGGCAGGTGCGCGTGCTCGGTCGGGACCCGGCGCGCGATCACCGCGCCATCACACGCGAAGTGGGCTACCTGTCGCAGCGCTTCAGCCTCTACGGCGACCTGACCGTTGACGAGAACATCGCGTTCTTCGCCGCCATCCACGAGGTGCCCGACTACGCGCAGCGCCGCGATCACCTGCTCGACATGACGCAGCTCACGCCGTTCCGGCGCCGGCTCGCCGACAAGTTGTCCGGCGGCATGAAGCAGAAGCTGGCGCTGGCGTGCACGCTGATCCATCGACCTGCCCTGGTCCTGCTCGACGAGCCCACCACCGGCGTCGACCCCGTGTCGCGCCGCGAGTTCTGGAAGCTGCTCTCGCACTTCCTCGAGAGCGGCATCACCATCCTGATGAGCACACCGTATCTGGACGAGGCCGAGCGGTGCCACCGCGTGGCACTGGTCCACGAGGGACGCCTGCTCGCCATCGATCGACCGGGCCGGCTCCGCACGTCGCTGCCCGGCATCTGGGTCGAAGGGTTCCCGCCGGACGTCCGCCTGGTGCGCGATCGCGTACGCGCCGCCGGGCATCGACACGTCGAGGTGTTCGGCGAACGCGTCCACGTGTGGCTGCCCGACGCGCGAGACGATGAGGACGCGCGTCGTATGCTACGCGCGCTGACGGAACGAGCCGGCGTGTCGCCATTCGACGTCCGGACGATCACGCCGTCGCTCGAAGACGTGTTCATTGCCAGGCTCGCGGCACTCGACTCCGCCGCGCCCATGGGAGACAGGTCATGA
- a CDS encoding ABC transporter permease yields MIATTRAVMVKELRQIRRDRRTLLILVFVPALFLLLYGYALNFDIRNIALAVEDRDHSAESRALVAAFTNSGYFRFAGAVYSDAELQRRIDANEARAALVIPANYGRDLARGIPTRVQVIVDGDNATTASSVVGYATAIVAGTGAELVAAQTTGGRGPARPLVDFEPRVWYNPQLRSTLFLVPGLIAYISMITAVISTALAVVREKERGTMEQIRMAPVSPLAFVLGKTIPYSAIAFVSAVLIVLVSMVLFGLPQHGAWWLLCVTIGVFLVGAQGQGLLISTLSANQQVAFQIALLSSFLPTFVLSGFIFPVTSMPAAVQVVTYAVPARYFIGALRAVVLKGAGVDVVWQQLAALTMFAAVMIGLASLRLQREWR; encoded by the coding sequence GTGATCGCCACCACGCGCGCGGTGATGGTGAAGGAACTGCGACAAATCCGTCGCGACCGCCGCACGCTGCTCATCCTGGTGTTCGTGCCGGCACTGTTCCTGCTGCTCTACGGCTACGCGCTGAACTTCGACATCCGCAACATCGCCCTGGCGGTGGAGGATCGCGATCACTCGGCCGAGAGCCGGGCGCTCGTGGCGGCGTTCACCAACTCCGGCTATTTCCGCTTCGCGGGCGCGGTCTACAGCGACGCGGAACTCCAACGGCGCATCGACGCCAACGAGGCACGGGCGGCACTGGTCATTCCGGCCAACTACGGTCGCGATCTGGCGCGCGGCATCCCCACACGCGTCCAGGTCATCGTCGATGGCGACAACGCGACCACGGCATCGTCAGTGGTCGGTTACGCGACGGCGATCGTGGCCGGCACCGGCGCCGAGTTGGTGGCGGCGCAGACGACCGGCGGGCGTGGACCCGCGCGGCCGCTCGTCGACTTCGAACCTCGCGTCTGGTACAACCCGCAGCTGCGCAGCACGCTGTTCCTCGTGCCCGGCCTCATCGCCTACATCTCGATGATCACGGCCGTCATCTCCACGGCGCTGGCCGTGGTGCGGGAGAAGGAACGCGGCACCATGGAGCAGATCCGCATGGCGCCCGTGAGTCCGCTGGCGTTCGTGCTCGGCAAGACCATCCCCTATTCGGCGATTGCCTTCGTCTCGGCCGTGCTCATCGTGCTGGTGAGCATGGTCCTCTTCGGCCTGCCCCAGCATGGCGCGTGGTGGCTGCTGTGCGTGACGATCGGCGTGTTCCTGGTTGGCGCGCAGGGGCAAGGGCTGCTCATCTCCACGCTGTCGGCCAATCAGCAGGTGGCGTTCCAGATCGCACTGCTTTCGAGCTTCCTCCCCACCTTCGTCCTGTCGGGATTCATCTTCCCCGTCACCAGCATGCCGGCGGCGGTGCAGGTCGTCACCTACGCCGTCCCGGCGCGCTATTTCATCGGCGCGCTGCGTGCAGTAGTACTCAAAGGTGCTGGCGTCGACGTCGTGTGGCAGCAACTCGCGGCGTTGACGATGTTCGCCGCCGTGATGATCGGACTGGCATCGCTGCGGCTGCAGCGGGAGTGGCGCTGA
- a CDS encoding TolC family protein has protein sequence MLAALVAPAFAQQATPLRLTLDEATRRALDTSHRLAEGRARQQSAEATVTLRQRGDDPTLTAQAGYTRTNHIEAFGIPQPDGQLRVIYPDIPNNYRTRLELAWPIYTAGRTAALERAARAEATATGSDLEAARLDLRLEVARAYWALVTARDTVRVLEAALRTADRSLSDVRSRVDVGLLPPNDVSRSESQRARQELLLVDARGRVESASVDLRRLIGDTDAAPIEPADALDAPPDAAGPATTLITEALAQRPELAALATRTHGAEARIDAISAARKPTIAVVSGVDYAQPNPRIFPRQARWEDSWDASVNITWQLWDSGRTSAERAAARHDVEALRERRNDMEAQIRADVSKQLIALASSRAALAPAQLAVTSAQETQRVVADRFEVGVATTLDVLDAQLEVLQAELDRSRVLADIRLNEARLARVLGR, from the coding sequence ATGTTGGCCGCGTTGGTCGCGCCGGCGTTCGCGCAGCAGGCCACTCCCCTGCGCCTGACGCTCGACGAGGCCACGCGGCGTGCGCTCGACACCAGTCATCGACTGGCCGAGGGTCGTGCACGGCAGCAGAGCGCGGAAGCCACCGTGACGCTGCGGCAACGCGGCGACGATCCGACACTCACCGCCCAGGCCGGCTACACCCGCACGAACCACATCGAGGCGTTCGGCATCCCGCAACCCGACGGCCAGTTGCGCGTCATCTATCCCGACATCCCGAACAACTACCGCACGCGCCTGGAACTGGCGTGGCCGATCTACACCGCGGGGCGCACGGCCGCGCTCGAACGTGCCGCGCGAGCCGAGGCCACTGCCACGGGTTCCGATCTCGAAGCGGCCCGGCTCGACCTGCGGCTCGAAGTGGCACGCGCGTACTGGGCGCTGGTCACCGCGCGCGACACGGTGCGCGTGCTCGAAGCGGCGTTGCGTACAGCCGACCGGTCGCTCTCCGACGTCCGCAGCCGCGTGGACGTCGGGCTGCTGCCGCCCAACGACGTGTCGCGCAGCGAATCGCAGCGCGCGCGGCAGGAACTGCTGCTCGTCGACGCGCGCGGGCGCGTCGAATCGGCATCGGTGGACCTGCGGCGCCTCATCGGCGACACGGATGCCGCGCCAATCGAACCGGCCGACGCGCTCGACGCGCCGCCGGATGCCGCCGGCCCCGCGACCACGCTCATCACCGAAGCGCTCGCGCAGCGTCCCGAACTCGCGGCGCTCGCCACGCGCACCCACGGCGCCGAGGCGCGGATCGACGCCATCTCCGCCGCGCGCAAGCCCACCATCGCGGTCGTGTCCGGCGTCGACTACGCGCAGCCCAATCCGCGCATCTTCCCGCGTCAGGCACGGTGGGAGGATTCGTGGGACGCCTCGGTGAACATCACGTGGCAGCTGTGGGACTCGGGCCGCACCTCCGCCGAACGCGCCGCAGCACGGCACGACGTGGAGGCGCTGCGCGAACGACGCAACGACATGGAAGCGCAGATTCGCGCCGACGTCAGCAAACAGCTGATCGCGCTGGCGTCGAGTCGCGCGGCGCTGGCGCCCGCGCAACTGGCCGTGACCAGCGCGCAGGAAACGCAGCGCGTCGTCGCCGATCGCTTCGAGGTCGGCGTGGCCACCACGCTCGACGTCCTCGACGCGCAGCTCGAAGTGCTGCAGGCCGAACTCGACCGATCGCGGGTGCTCGCCGACATCAGGCTCAACGAGGCACGGCTCGCGCGCGTGCTGGGACGATGA
- a CDS encoding TPM domain-containing protein produces the protein MMRAWLASLTMLVGLLVWSAPLRAQEALPALTQPVNDFANVIDPASKARLDDLIRRLHAATGDTIVVATRDAIAPFADERELAVTWFENGGRGIGDKDKDAGVLFLLAPKDRAVWIEVGYGLEGAITDGFAGSVSRQVMAPLFREGRYGEGLLAGVTTVAERIAKERNVSLGDLPRPEPARRQGTGIPLWVIILLFVLFLWLSSRGGGGSGHRRRGRADSMWGPSWSGWGTGMSGGRSGGFGGGSFGGGSFGGGGFGGFGGGMSGGGGGGARW, from the coding sequence TTGATGCGAGCGTGGCTGGCAAGCCTGACGATGCTGGTCGGGTTGCTCGTGTGGTCGGCACCACTGCGTGCGCAGGAGGCATTGCCGGCGCTCACGCAGCCGGTCAACGACTTCGCCAACGTCATCGATCCCGCCAGCAAGGCACGCCTCGACGACCTGATCCGTCGACTCCACGCCGCCACGGGCGACACCATCGTCGTGGCCACCCGCGACGCGATCGCGCCGTTCGCCGACGAGCGTGAACTGGCCGTGACGTGGTTCGAGAACGGCGGGCGCGGAATCGGCGACAAGGACAAGGACGCGGGCGTGCTGTTCCTGCTCGCGCCGAAGGATCGCGCGGTCTGGATCGAAGTGGGGTACGGGCTCGAAGGCGCGATCACCGACGGCTTCGCGGGCAGCGTGAGCCGGCAGGTCATGGCGCCGTTGTTCCGCGAAGGACGCTACGGTGAGGGCCTGCTGGCCGGTGTGACGACGGTGGCCGAGCGGATTGCGAAGGAGCGAAACGTCTCGCTGGGCGATCTGCCGCGGCCCGAACCCGCGCGCCGGCAGGGTACGGGCATCCCGCTCTGGGTCATCATCCTGCTGTTCGTGTTGTTCCTGTGGCTGTCGAGCCGTGGCGGCGGCGGGTCGGGTCATCGGCGGCGCGGACGCGCGGACTCGATGTGGGGACCGTCGTGGAGCGGCTGGGGCACTGGGATGAGCGGTGGTCGGTCGGGTGGATTCGGCGGAGGCAGCTTCGGAGGCGGGAGCTTCGGCGGAGGCGGCTTCGGCGGATTCGGGGGCGGGATGAGTGGTGGCGGAGGTGGCGGCGCGCGCTGGTGA
- a CDS encoding HlyD family efflux transporter periplasmic adaptor subunit — MTCIRRSSLGHPILVMTGLVFAGAWGCRSAEDPNVLRASGHVEATDVRLAPEVGGRVMAIDVKEGDRIQAGQRVLTLDPTDITLAIDRARTEQASAEAQLRLVQAAARPEDVRQARAQVDAAQADVVSAQAEVTSATSDLSRYELLLTRGSGAQKPRDDAATRREVAAARLDAAQRRVDAARATLARVNAGSRPEEIAVARSRIATSVAAIATLEKQLKDATLHAPVGGIVTKKLVETGEMVAPRAPVVVITDLDHAWADVYVPEPAVPRIIVGQPATLTTDAGGAGITGTVTYISPTAEFTPRNVQTADERAKLVYRIRITVDNTAGVLKQGMPVDATLALASLGDAPATPR, encoded by the coding sequence ATGACGTGCATCCGTCGTTCCTCGCTCGGCCACCCCATCCTCGTCATGACAGGACTCGTGTTCGCCGGCGCATGGGGGTGTCGCTCCGCGGAGGATCCGAACGTGCTGCGCGCGTCGGGACACGTCGAAGCCACCGACGTACGGCTGGCTCCTGAAGTCGGCGGACGCGTCATGGCGATCGACGTGAAGGAAGGCGATCGCATACAGGCCGGGCAGCGCGTGCTGACGCTCGATCCCACGGACATCACGCTGGCCATCGATCGCGCCCGCACCGAGCAGGCGTCGGCCGAGGCGCAGCTCCGGCTCGTTCAGGCGGCCGCACGCCCGGAGGACGTCCGTCAGGCCAGGGCACAGGTCGACGCGGCGCAGGCCGACGTCGTGTCCGCGCAGGCGGAGGTGACATCGGCGACCTCGGATCTCTCACGGTACGAGTTGCTGCTGACACGCGGGAGCGGCGCGCAGAAGCCCCGCGACGATGCCGCGACGCGGCGGGAGGTGGCCGCCGCCAGGCTGGATGCCGCGCAGCGGCGCGTCGATGCCGCACGCGCCACGCTGGCGCGCGTCAACGCCGGATCGCGACCCGAGGAGATCGCTGTCGCGCGCAGTCGCATCGCCACGAGCGTGGCCGCCATCGCCACGCTCGAGAAACAACTGAAGGACGCAACACTGCACGCGCCTGTCGGCGGCATCGTGACGAAGAAACTGGTGGAAACCGGCGAGATGGTCGCACCACGCGCACCTGTCGTGGTCATCACCGATCTCGATCACGCCTGGGCCGACGTCTACGTCCCCGAGCCGGCCGTCCCACGCATCATCGTCGGACAGCCCGCCACGCTCACCACCGACGCCGGTGGCGCCGGCATCACCGGCACGGTCACCTACATCTCGCCGACGGCGGAGTTCACGCCGCGCAACGTGCAGACCGCCGACGAGCGCGCGAAGCTCGTCTACCGGATTCGCATCACCGTCGACAACACCGCCGGCGTGCTGAAGCAGGGCATGCCGGTTGACGCGACACTCGCCCTCGCCTCGCTGGGCGATGCCCCCGCCACGCCACGATAG
- a CDS encoding LemA family protein, which yields MNRRTFWQRAALTLALFSASGCSYNSFTGQQEAIKGSWSEVENQLQRRNDLIPNLVATVKGFAAQEKDILDRIAASREKLSGARTPDETIAAANEQSSALARLLVVVENYPQLKSNENFMRLQDELSGTENRIAVARGRYNEKVQAYNALRRSFPANMTAKIFGFEEWKYFEAPAAAREVPTVDFSPK from the coding sequence ATGAATCGACGAACTTTCTGGCAGCGCGCGGCGCTGACACTGGCGCTCTTCTCCGCAAGCGGCTGCTCGTACAACAGCTTCACGGGGCAGCAGGAGGCCATCAAGGGATCGTGGTCGGAGGTGGAGAACCAGTTGCAGCGCCGCAACGACCTCATCCCGAACCTGGTGGCCACGGTGAAGGGCTTCGCAGCGCAGGAGAAGGACATCCTCGATCGCATCGCCGCGTCGCGGGAGAAGCTGTCTGGTGCCCGCACGCCCGACGAGACCATCGCCGCCGCCAACGAACAGAGCTCGGCGCTCGCACGACTGCTCGTGGTCGTGGAGAACTACCCGCAGCTCAAGTCCAACGAGAACTTCATGCGGCTGCAGGACGAATTGTCGGGCACCGAGAACCGCATCGCCGTCGCACGCGGGCGCTACAACGAGAAGGTGCAGGCCTACAACGCGCTGCGTCGCAGCTTCCCGGCCAACATGACGGCGAAGATCTTCGGCTTCGAGGAGTGGAAGTACTTCGAAGCTCCCGCCGCAGCGCGCGAGGTCCCGACAGTCGACTTCTCGCCGAAATGA
- a CDS encoding ABC transporter ATP-binding protein encodes MTSGHHDDRGGPAIDVQHLSRRFGDFVAVDDVSFTVGKGGVFGFLGANGAGKSTTIRMLCGLLAPTSGTALVGGIDVSRDPEGVKRHIGYMSQRFSLYEPLTVDQNIDFFGGVYGLAGRQLEERRAFVLDMAGLRGRERTVTRTLSGGWRQRLALGCAVLHQPPIVFLDEPTGGVDPVSRRRFWDLIGALAHEGVTVLVTTHYLDEAEHCHRLAIIHRGRLVALGSTAELKQVFAARPIVEVQSSRPVDVMAVLDTLADVEKTSIFGTTVHAVLRHADVPPARLVDALTAQGLDVAAAGLVDPSLEDVFLDVVESVGSERAA; translated from the coding sequence ATGACGTCCGGCCACCACGACGATCGCGGCGGACCTGCCATCGACGTGCAGCACCTGTCGCGCCGCTTCGGTGACTTCGTGGCGGTCGACGATGTGTCGTTCACCGTGGGGAAGGGCGGGGTGTTCGGGTTCCTCGGTGCCAACGGTGCGGGCAAGAGCACCACCATCCGCATGCTCTGCGGCCTGCTCGCTCCCACGAGCGGCACGGCACTGGTCGGCGGCATCGACGTCTCCCGCGATCCCGAGGGCGTGAAGCGGCACATCGGCTACATGTCGCAGCGCTTCTCGCTCTACGAGCCGCTCACCGTCGATCAGAACATCGACTTCTTCGGTGGGGTGTACGGACTGGCGGGCCGCCAGCTGGAGGAGCGTCGCGCGTTCGTGCTGGACATGGCCGGCCTGCGCGGTCGCGAGCGCACGGTGACGCGCACGCTCTCGGGCGGGTGGCGCCAGCGGCTGGCGCTCGGTTGCGCCGTGCTGCACCAGCCCCCGATCGTCTTCCTCGACGAGCCCACCGGTGGCGTCGATCCCGTGAGCCGGCGGCGGTTCTGGGATCTCATCGGCGCGCTGGCCCACGAGGGCGTGACGGTGCTCGTCACCACGCACTATCTCGACGAGGCGGAGCACTGCCACCGGCTCGCGATCATCCACCGCGGACGCCTCGTGGCGCTGGGCTCGACGGCCGAGCTGAAACAGGTGTTCGCCGCGCGGCCAATCGTCGAGGTGCAGTCGTCGCGGCCCGTGGACGTCATGGCGGTCCTCGACACGCTGGCCGACGTGGAGAAGACAAGCATCTTCGGCACTACCGTGCACGCGGTGCTGCGTCACGCCGACGTGCCCCCGGCGCGGCTGGTCGACGCGCTCACGGCGCAGGGACTCGACGTCGCGGCTGCGGGGCTGGTCGATCCCTCCCTCGAAGACGTGTTTCTCGATGTGGTCGAAAGCGTCGGCTCGGAGCGGGCCGCGTGA